From the genome of SAR324 cluster bacterium:
GCCGTATGGGCCAAGAAGTTGTTAAAGCAGTTACAGCAGCAGCAGATCTCGAACTAGTGGACCAGACAGACCTGGGGGATGATCTGATCACCAGAATTAAGGCAAGCCAGGCGCAAGCAGTGGTTGATTTCACAACGGCTGCCGTCGCCTTTGAAAATACTCGTAAGATTCTGGAAGCTAGAGTACATCCTGTCGTTGGAACCAGCGGACTACTGGCGGAGCAGGTGGCAGAGCTTCAGCAATTGGCTAAAGAAAAAGACATTGGAGGGCTAATTGCGCCAAATTTTGCGATTGGGGCGGTATTATTAATGAAATATGCGCAAGATGCTGCCAAGTATCTTCCCGATGTAGAGGTGATTGAACTCCACCATAATCGAAAAGCTGATGCTCCTTCAGGAACCGCAGTCAAGACTGCACAGCTAATCGCTGAAGCCCGCCAGGAAATCCCAAAGGCTCTGGTAGAAGAGAAGGAGTTGTTTGAAGGTGCTCGGGGATCAGAAGTGCATGGAGTCCGGGTTCATTCTCTGAGATTGCCAGGACTGGTTGCCCACCAAGAAGTA
Proteins encoded in this window:
- the dapB gene encoding 4-hydroxy-tetrahydrodipicolinate reductase, which translates into the protein MKNIRVLVNGAKGRMGQEVVKAVTAAADLELVDQTDLGDDLITRIKASQAQAVVDFTTAAVAFENTRKILEARVHPVVGTSGLLAEQVAELQQLAKEKDIGGLIAPNFAIGAVLLMKYAQDAAKYLPDVEVIELHHNRKADAPSGTAVKTAQLIAEARQEIPKALVEEKELFEGARGSEVHGVRVHSLRLPGLVAHQEVIFGGTGETLTIRHDSIHRESFMPGVCLACRKVIGSQQLFYGLEHLL